A DNA window from Mastomys coucha isolate ucsf_1 unplaced genomic scaffold, UCSF_Mcou_1 pScaffold21, whole genome shotgun sequence contains the following coding sequences:
- the Mbl2 gene encoding mannose-binding protein C, producing MPRFASFLLLCVITAVYGDTLTESAQNTCPVVTCSSQGLNGFPGKDGRDGAKGEKGEPGQGLRGLQGPPGKVGPAGPPGNPGSKGAVGPKGDCGHSVEFDTSKIDSEIAALRSELRMVRNWVLFSLSESVGRKYFVSSVKKMHFDSVKALCSEFQGSVATPMNAEENRAIQNVAGDIAYLGITDQRHENVFEDLTGNGVQYTNWNDGEPNNVGSGEDCVVILANGRWNDVSCSDSFLAVCEFSA from the exons ATGCCCCggtttgcttccttccttctgctgtgTGTGATAACGGCAGTTTATGGAGACACCTTAACTGAAAGTGCTCAAAATACCTGCCCTGTGGTTACCTGCAGTTCTCAAGGCCTGAATGGCTTCCCAGGCAAAGATGGACGTGACGGtgccaagggagaaaagggagaaccGG GTCAAGGGCTCAGAGGCTTGCAGGGCCCTCCTGGAAAAGTAGGGCCTGCAGGACCCCCGGGGAATCCTGGGTCAAAAGGAGCAGTGGGACCAAAAGGAGACTGTGGACACAGTGTAG AATTTGACACTAGCAAAATCGATTCAGAAATTGCAGCCCTGCGATCAGAGCTGAGAATGGTGAGAAACT GGGTACTCTTCTCTCTGAGTGAAAGTGTTGGAAGGAAGTACTTTGTGAGCAGTGTTAAAAAGATGCACTTTGACAgtgtgaaggctctgtgctctGAATTCCAGGGCTCTGTGGCCACTCCCATGAATGCTGAGGAAAACAGGGCCATCCAGAATGTGGCTGGAGATATTGCCTACTTGGGCATAACAGACCAGAGGCATGAAAATGTTTTTGAGGACCTGACAGGAAATGGAGTGCAATATACTAATTGGAATGATGGGGAACCCAACAACGTGGGCTCTGGGGAAGACTGTGTGGTGATTTTGGCAAATGGCAGGTGGAATGATGTCTCTTGCTCTGACTCATTTTTGGCAGTCTGTGAATTCTCTGCCTGA